In Thunnus maccoyii chromosome 11, fThuMac1.1, whole genome shotgun sequence, one genomic interval encodes:
- the sf3b1 gene encoding splicing factor 3B subunit 1 isoform X3, with product MAKIAKTHEDIEAQILEIQGMKATLLEEGDQGVGLDSTGFYDQEIYGGSDSRFAGYVTSIAANEQEEDDEEDSATSLLGQKKPGYHAPVAILNAIPQSDEQYDPFAEHRPQKIAEREDEYKARRMQMIISPERLDPFADAVLLCQSCTALC from the exons ATATCGAGGCCCAGATCCTGGAGATCCAGGGGATGAAGGCTACCCTGCTGGAGGAGGGAGATCAGGGAGTGGGCCTCGACTCAACTGGTTTTTATGACCAGGAAATCTATGGAGGCAGCGACAGTCGCTTTGCTGGATACGTTACTTCCATCGCTGCCAATGAACAGGAGGAG GATGATGAAGAAGATTCAGCAACAAGTTTGTTGGGACAGAAGAAGCCAGGGTACCATGCACCAGTGGCAATACTTAATGCCATTCCTCAGTCAGACGAGCAA TACGATCCATTTGCAGAGCATCGTCCACAGAAGATCGCAGAGCGGGAAGATGAATACAAAGCCCGGCGCATGCAGATGATCATCTCACCTGAGCGTCTCGACCCCTTTGCAGATG CAGTACTGCTTTGCCAGTCCTGTACTGCACTCTGTTAA
- the sf3b1 gene encoding splicing factor 3B subunit 1 isoform X4, with protein MAKIAKTHEDIEAQILEIQGMKATLLEEGDQGVGLDSTGFYDQEIYGGSDSRFAGYVTSIAANEQEEDDEEDSATSLLGQKKPGYHAPVAILNAIPQSDEQYDPFAEHRPQKIAEREDEYKARRMQMIISPERLDPFADGFFSAG; from the exons ATATCGAGGCCCAGATCCTGGAGATCCAGGGGATGAAGGCTACCCTGCTGGAGGAGGGAGATCAGGGAGTGGGCCTCGACTCAACTGGTTTTTATGACCAGGAAATCTATGGAGGCAGCGACAGTCGCTTTGCTGGATACGTTACTTCCATCGCTGCCAATGAACAGGAGGAG GATGATGAAGAAGATTCAGCAACAAGTTTGTTGGGACAGAAGAAGCCAGGGTACCATGCACCAGTGGCAATACTTAATGCCATTCCTCAGTCAGACGAGCAA TACGATCCATTTGCAGAGCATCGTCCACAGAAGATCGCAGAGCGGGAAGATGAATACAAAGCCCGGCGCATGCAGATGATCATCTCACCTGAGCGTCTCGACCCCTTTGCAGATG GCTTCTTTTCTGCCGGTTGA